A window of the Streptomyces sp. Ag109_O5-10 genome harbors these coding sequences:
- a CDS encoding IS5 family transposase (programmed frameshift) — MEIKRPQGGGRRRAGDRETLAAIIFVANSGCTWRQLPPVFGPAWPTVYRRFAQWSRGRVWARLHRVLLDELGARGDLDWSRCAIDSVSLRASKGGYLTGPNPTDRGKSGSKIHLITDRNGLPLSLGISAANTHDSLGLKPLVCGIPPIRSRRGPRRRRPAKLHADKGYDYDHLRKWLRQRGIRHRIARKGIESSHRLGRHRWVVERTVSWLAGCRRLHRRYERKAEHFLAFVGIAAALISHRRLARSPAA, encoded by the exons ATGGAGATCAAGCGTCCGCAGGGCGGTGGACGGCGTCGGGCGGGTGACCGCGAAACGCTGGCCGCCATCATCTTCGTAGCCAATTCAGGCTGTACGTGGCGGCAACTGCCGCCGGTCTTCGGCCCTGCATGGCCTACCGTCTACCGTCGCTTTGCCCAATGGAGTCGGGGGCGCGTCTGGGCCCGACTGCATCGCGTCCTCCTCGACGAGCTCGGTGCCCGAGGCGACCTGGACTGGTCGCGGTGCGCGATCGACTCCGTCAGCCTGAGGGCGTCAAAAGGGGGCTACT TGACTGGACCGAATCCGACCGACCGTGGCAAGAGCGGATCGAAAATCCACCTGATCACCGACCGCAACGGCCTGCCCCTGTCGCTGGGCATCTCCGCCGCCAACACCCACGACAGCCTTGGACTCAAGCCGCTCGTGTGTGGCATCCCGCCGATTCGCTCCCGGCGCGGACCACGTCGACGACGGCCGGCGAAACTGCATGCCGACAAGGGATACGACTACGACCACCTGCGCAAATGGCTCCGACAGCGGGGCATTCGTCACCGCATCGCCCGCAAAGGGATTGAGTCCTCACACAGGCTCGGTCGACACCGCTGGGTGGTCGAGCGCACGGTGTCCTGGCTGGCCGGATGCCGCCGCCTACACCGTCGCTACGAGCGCAAGGCCGAGCACTTCCTGGCCTTCGTAGGCATCGCCGCTGCCTTGATCAGCCACCGCAGGCTGGCACGCTCGCCGGCCGCCTAG
- a CDS encoding IS4 family transposase, whose amino-acid sequence MSADVGELSGLGLLTWVYPSGLVDRAVAACGRAEQRRRLLPARLMVYFVLGLALFSPAPYLDVMRHLVEGLRGQGLLGDWRIPAKSSLFRARQRLGPEPLRVLFTTTAKPMGTEGTPGAFWRGLRLLAVDGTCWDVADSAANEAAFGRPGNSRGHDKSSFPQVRMACLIEVGTHLVLDAELAGCRTGEVTLVSRLPRSCGPGQLVLADREFLGVPLWRAFTATGADLLWRVPANRVLPVDRILRDGSWLSRIHAHTDPAHTDPVTVRVLAYQLNGTGHAGEDYRLVTSLLDARRHPARQLAALYQERWEAEAVFAELKTHQRGARVVISSKTPEGVLQQIWAHLLVHHALRELMVRTAATRSLDPDQVSFTETLRSARRSVTVTPGSFSP is encoded by the coding sequence GTGTCTGCGGATGTCGGCGAGTTATCAGGCTTGGGTTTGCTGACCTGGGTGTACCCGTCCGGTCTGGTGGATCGTGCAGTGGCCGCGTGCGGTCGTGCGGAACAGCGCAGGCGCCTGCTGCCGGCCCGGCTGATGGTGTATTTCGTGCTCGGGCTGGCCCTGTTCTCGCCGGCGCCGTATCTGGACGTGATGAGGCATCTGGTCGAGGGCCTGCGTGGCCAGGGCCTGCTGGGTGACTGGCGCATTCCGGCGAAATCGTCACTGTTCCGGGCCCGTCAGCGGCTGGGTCCCGAGCCGCTGCGGGTCCTGTTCACCACGACCGCGAAACCGATGGGCACCGAGGGAACTCCGGGGGCGTTCTGGCGGGGGCTGCGGCTACTGGCAGTGGACGGGACCTGCTGGGACGTTGCCGACAGCGCGGCCAACGAGGCTGCCTTCGGCCGCCCCGGAAACAGCCGCGGCCACGACAAGAGTTCCTTTCCCCAAGTACGGATGGCCTGCTTGATCGAGGTGGGCACGCACCTCGTGCTGGACGCCGAGCTGGCCGGCTGCCGCACTGGGGAAGTCACCCTCGTAAGCCGCCTGCCCCGCTCCTGCGGGCCGGGACAACTCGTGCTGGCCGACAGGGAGTTCCTCGGTGTGCCGTTGTGGCGGGCCTTCACCGCTACCGGCGCCGACCTGTTATGGAGGGTGCCGGCCAACCGGGTCCTGCCCGTTGACCGGATCCTGCGGGACGGATCCTGGCTCTCCCGCATCCACGCTCACACCGATCCCGCGCACACCGACCCGGTCACGGTGCGGGTGCTGGCCTACCAGCTGAACGGCACCGGCCACGCGGGCGAGGACTACCGGCTGGTGACCAGCCTGCTCGATGCCCGCCGCCATCCCGCCCGCCAGCTGGCCGCGCTGTATCAGGAGCGCTGGGAGGCGGAAGCCGTTTTCGCCGAGCTCAAGACGCATCAACGCGGAGCCCGCGTGGTGATCAGCAGCAAAACACCAGAAGGTGTCCTGCAGCAGATCTGGGCACATCTGCTGGTCCACCACGCGCTACGCGAGCTGATGGTGAGAACCGCCGCCACCCGGAGTCTGGATCCCGACCAGGTCTCCTTCACTGAGACCTTGCGCTCTGCCCGGCGCAGCGTGACCGTCACGCCGGGCAGTTTTTCCCCCTGA